One segment of Phaeacidiphilus oryzae TH49 DNA contains the following:
- a CDS encoding ABC-F family ATP-binding cassette domain-containing protein, with translation MAVNLATVESVSKVYGTRAVLDGVTVGVSEGDRIGVVGRNGDGKTTLTRILAKMEEPDSGRVTHQGGLRLGVLDQGDSLDPAATVRHEVIGDLADHEWAGDARIRDVLTGLFGGLDLPGFPVGLDTVIGPLSGGERRRIALAKLLIGDHDVLVLDEPTNHLDVEGISWLAGHLRARRSALVVVTHDRWFLDQVCTRMWDVQSGAVHEYEGGYSDYVFARAERERRAATEEAKRQNLMRKELAWLRRGAPARTSKPRFRIEAANELIADVPPPRDKVELLKFANSRLGRTVFDLEDVTVQAGEKTLLERLTWQLGPGDRIGLVGVNGAGKTSLMRAMQQAWESQGDVQPAGGVIKVGKTVRLAYLSQEVTELDPALRVLEAVERVRGRVDLGKGRELSAGQLCETFGFGKDKQWTPVGDLSGGERRRLQLLRLLMDEPNVLFLDEPTNDLDIETLAQLEDLLDGWPGSMVVVSHDRYFIERVTDTVQALLGDRRLRMLPGGIDEYLERRQRMAEQSAAAQAPKARGAAARAAEGAPKAQASAAEIRAAQKEMARIERQMTKLEEREAKLHAQLAENATDFAKVAELDGKLREATAEREALELNWLELAERVG, from the coding sequence GTGGCCGTGAACCTCGCGACCGTCGAGTCCGTGAGCAAGGTGTACGGCACGCGTGCCGTCCTCGACGGGGTGACCGTCGGCGTCAGTGAGGGGGACCGGATCGGTGTCGTCGGACGCAACGGCGACGGCAAGACCACCCTCACCCGCATCCTGGCCAAGATGGAGGAGCCGGACTCCGGCCGGGTCACCCACCAGGGCGGACTCCGCCTCGGCGTCCTCGACCAGGGCGACTCCCTCGATCCGGCGGCCACCGTCCGGCACGAGGTGATCGGCGACCTCGCCGACCACGAGTGGGCCGGCGACGCCCGGATCCGGGACGTCCTCACCGGTCTCTTCGGCGGGCTCGACCTGCCCGGCTTCCCGGTCGGCCTGGACACCGTGATCGGCCCGCTCTCCGGCGGTGAGCGCCGCCGCATCGCGCTGGCCAAGCTGCTGATCGGCGACCACGACGTGCTGGTCCTCGACGAGCCGACCAACCACCTGGACGTCGAGGGGATCTCCTGGCTGGCCGGGCACCTCCGGGCGCGCCGCTCGGCCCTGGTGGTGGTCACCCACGACCGCTGGTTCCTGGACCAGGTCTGCACCCGGATGTGGGACGTCCAGTCCGGCGCCGTCCACGAGTACGAGGGCGGCTACTCCGACTACGTCTTCGCCCGCGCCGAGCGCGAGCGCCGGGCCGCCACCGAGGAGGCGAAGCGGCAGAACCTGATGCGCAAGGAGCTGGCCTGGCTGCGCCGGGGGGCGCCCGCCCGCACCTCCAAGCCGCGCTTCCGGATCGAGGCCGCCAACGAGCTGATCGCGGACGTCCCCCCGCCCCGGGACAAGGTGGAGCTGCTGAAGTTCGCCAACAGCCGGCTCGGCAGGACGGTCTTCGACCTGGAGGACGTCACCGTCCAGGCCGGCGAGAAGACCCTGCTGGAGCGGCTGACCTGGCAGCTCGGCCCGGGTGACCGGATCGGCCTGGTCGGCGTGAACGGCGCCGGCAAGACCTCGCTGATGCGGGCGATGCAGCAGGCCTGGGAGAGCCAGGGCGACGTCCAGCCCGCCGGCGGGGTGATCAAGGTCGGCAAGACCGTCCGCCTGGCCTATCTCTCCCAGGAGGTCACCGAGTTGGACCCGGCGCTGCGGGTGCTGGAGGCCGTCGAGCGGGTCCGCGGGCGGGTGGACCTCGGCAAGGGCCGCGAGCTCAGCGCCGGGCAGCTCTGCGAGACCTTCGGCTTCGGCAAGGACAAGCAGTGGACGCCGGTCGGCGACCTCTCCGGCGGCGAGCGCCGCCGGCTCCAGCTGCTGCGGCTGCTGATGGACGAGCCCAACGTGCTGTTCCTGGACGAGCCGACCAACGACCTGGACATCGAGACCCTGGCCCAGCTGGAGGACCTGCTGGACGGCTGGCCCGGCTCGATGGTGGTGGTCTCGCACGACCGCTACTTCATCGAGCGGGTGACCGACACCGTCCAGGCGCTGCTCGGCGACCGCCGGCTGCGGATGCTGCCGGGCGGCATCGACGAGTACCTGGAGCGGCGGCAGCGGATGGCCGAGCAGTCGGCGGCGGCGCAGGCGCCGAAGGCCCGGGGGGCGGCGGCCAGGGCCGCCGAGGGAGCGCCGAAGGCCCAGGCCTCCGCGGCGGAGATCCGGGCCGCGCAGAAGGAGATGGCCAGGATCGAGCGGCAGATGACCAAGCTGGAGGAGCGCGAGGCCAAGCTGCACGCCCAACTGGCGGAGAACGCCACCGACTTCGCGAAGGTGGCCGAGCTGGACGGCAAGCTGCGGGAGGCCACCGCGGAGCGCGAGGCGCTGGAGCTGAACTGGCTGGAGCTGGCCGAACGGGTGGGCTAA
- a CDS encoding DUF4097 family beta strand repeat-containing protein, translated as MHTFETTSPIAAVVDIPAGRIQLIAADRADTVVEIRPANPARNRDVKAAEQVLVDYGEGVLRIGVPPARHKVLGHSGAVEVTVQLPAGSRVEAKAAAAELRGVGRLGDVSYRSAQGPVKLDEAASARISLADGGVTVGRLGGAAEIGTQQGDIRITEALGGEVLLSTQKGDISVEAGRGVSGTLDAGTSYGRIDNALRNAEGADAGLRIRATTSYGDITARSR; from the coding sequence ATGCACACGTTCGAGACCACCAGCCCGATCGCCGCCGTCGTGGACATCCCCGCCGGCCGCATCCAGCTCATCGCCGCCGACCGGGCCGACACGGTGGTGGAGATCCGGCCCGCGAACCCCGCCAGGAACCGGGACGTGAAGGCCGCCGAGCAGGTCCTGGTCGACTACGGGGAGGGGGTGCTGCGGATCGGCGTCCCGCCGGCCAGGCACAAGGTCCTCGGCCACTCCGGGGCCGTCGAGGTGACCGTCCAGCTCCCGGCCGGCTCCCGGGTCGAGGCGAAGGCCGCCGCCGCCGAACTCCGCGGCGTCGGACGGCTCGGCGACGTCTCCTACCGGAGCGCGCAGGGCCCGGTGAAGCTCGACGAGGCAGCGAGCGCCAGGATCAGCCTGGCCGACGGCGGCGTCACGGTCGGCCGGCTGGGCGGGGCCGCCGAGATCGGCACCCAGCAGGGGGACATCCGGATCACCGAGGCGCTGGGCGGCGAGGTCCTGCTGAGCACGCAGAAGGGCGACATCTCGGTGGAGGCCGGCCGCGGGGTCTCCGGAACGCTGGACGCCGGCACCTCCTACGGCCGGATCGACAACGCCCTGCGGAACGCCGAGGGCGCCGACGCGGGCCTGAGGATCCGCGCCACCACCTCCTACGGCGACATCACCGCCCGCAGCCGCTGA
- a CDS encoding GbsR/MarR family transcriptional regulator, with protein sequence MPGGRLSQQERQQIALGLADGLAYAEIARRMDRPTSTITREVMRNGGPTSYRADLAHRATERRAHRRRQGGTPAARGAEAPPAAYGRDAEAVREYEEQFTTVMMASGLPKMMSRVMAALTLADSGSLTAAELVQRLQVSPASISKAVTFLEDQGMLSRERDDRRRERYVLDDDIWYRSMAASARATARIVDTAREGVDVLGPETPAGVRLENVARFLDFVAENTARAAEQARALLSKPPKAENDENDADDEMD encoded by the coding sequence ATGCCTGGAGGCAGGCTCAGCCAGCAGGAACGTCAGCAGATCGCGCTGGGGCTGGCCGACGGCCTCGCCTACGCGGAGATCGCCCGGCGGATGGACCGGCCGACCTCGACCATCACCCGCGAGGTGATGCGCAACGGCGGCCCCACCTCCTACCGAGCCGACCTGGCACACCGGGCCACCGAGCGCCGCGCCCACCGACGCCGGCAGGGCGGCACCCCGGCGGCCAGGGGCGCGGAGGCGCCCCCCGCCGCCTACGGGCGCGACGCCGAGGCGGTACGCGAGTACGAGGAGCAGTTCACCACCGTCATGATGGCGTCCGGACTGCCCAAGATGATGTCCCGGGTGATGGCCGCCCTCACCCTGGCCGACTCCGGCAGCCTCACCGCGGCCGAGCTCGTCCAGCGCCTCCAGGTCAGCCCGGCGTCCATCTCCAAGGCGGTCACCTTCCTGGAGGACCAGGGCATGCTCAGCCGGGAGCGGGACGACCGCCGCCGCGAGCGCTACGTCCTCGACGACGACATCTGGTACCGCTCGATGGCCGCCAGCGCCCGGGCCACCGCCCGGATAGTCGACACCGCCCGGGAGGGGGTGGACGTCCTCGGCCCGGAGACCCCGGCCGGCGTCCGCCTGGAGAACGTGGCCCGCTTCCTGGACTTCGTCGCCGAGAACACCGCCCGCGCCGCCGAGCAGGCCCGCGCCCTCCTGTCCAAGCCGCCCAAGGCCGAGAACGACGAGAACGACGCGGACGACGAGATGGACTGA
- a CDS encoding 4-(cytidine 5'-diphospho)-2-C-methyl-D-erythritol kinase, which translates to MPSSGPVTVRVPAKVNVQLAVGGRRDDGFHGLATVFFAVGLFDEVTVTPAETLRITASGPDAHQVPLDGSNLAAKAARILAQRYGLEPNVHLHIAKDIPVAGGMAGGSADAAAALVGCDALWGIGAGRPELLGLAGELGSDVPFGLVGGVALGRGRGELLTPVETVGEYHWVFAVAEGGLSTPEVYRECDRLREAAAAGGSHAAAVPVPEPSQELLEALADGDPVALGAALFNDLQPAALQLRPDLADTLRAGTEGGALGSLVSGSGPTCAFLAKDAEAAEAVAEGLLRSGTCRSVRRATGPVPGATVVPG; encoded by the coding sequence ATGCCGAGTTCCGGTCCCGTCACCGTCCGCGTGCCCGCGAAGGTGAACGTGCAGCTCGCGGTCGGCGGGCGGCGCGACGACGGCTTCCACGGCCTGGCCACCGTCTTCTTCGCGGTGGGCCTCTTCGACGAGGTCACCGTGACCCCCGCGGAGACCCTGCGGATCACCGCCTCGGGGCCGGACGCCCACCAGGTGCCGCTGGACGGGAGCAACCTGGCCGCCAAGGCCGCCAGGATCCTCGCCCAGCGCTACGGCCTGGAGCCGAACGTCCATCTCCACATCGCCAAGGACATCCCGGTGGCGGGCGGGATGGCCGGCGGCAGCGCGGACGCGGCGGCGGCCCTGGTCGGCTGCGACGCCCTCTGGGGGATCGGCGCCGGGCGCCCCGAACTCCTGGGCCTGGCTGGGGAGTTGGGCAGCGATGTGCCGTTCGGTCTGGTCGGCGGGGTGGCTCTGGGGCGCGGCCGGGGCGAGCTGCTGACCCCGGTGGAGACCGTCGGCGAGTACCACTGGGTCTTCGCGGTCGCCGAGGGCGGCCTCTCCACCCCGGAGGTGTACCGGGAGTGCGACCGGCTGCGGGAGGCGGCCGCCGCCGGGGGCTCGCACGCCGCCGCCGTGCCGGTCCCGGAGCCCTCGCAGGAGCTGCTGGAGGCCCTGGCCGACGGGGATCCGGTGGCGCTCGGCGCGGCGCTCTTCAACGACCTGCAGCCGGCCGCCCTCCAGCTGCGCCCCGACCTGGCCGACACCCTGCGCGCCGGCACCGAGGGCGGCGCGCTCGGGTCGCTGGTCTCCGGCTCCGGACCGACCTGCGCCTTCCTGGCCAAGGACGCCGAGGCGGCGGAGGCCGTCGCGGAGGGGCTGCTGCGCTCCGGCACCTGCCGCTCGGTGCGGCGGGCGACCGGCCCGGTCCCGGGCGCGACCGTCGTCCCGGGCTGA
- the rsmA gene encoding 16S rRNA (adenine(1518)-N(6)/adenine(1519)-N(6))-dimethyltransferase RsmA, whose product MSTSPGASAPSAEDALLGPADIRELASALGVRPTKQRGQNFVIDANTVRRIVRAADVRPEDVVVEVGPGLGSLTLGLLQVADRVTAIEIDEILARHLPTTVAARLPERADRFALLHQDALTVTPEDLPGPPPTALVANLPYNVAVPVLLHMLERFPSLERVLVMVQSEVADRLAAKPGGKLYGVPSVKAAWYAEVKRAGAIGRNVFWPAPNVDSGLVSLVRRDPPSTTAARRDVFAAVDAAFAQRRKTLRAALAGWAGSPQAAEEALAAAGIDHRLRGEALTVEQFAALAEHRPRPAQV is encoded by the coding sequence GTGAGTACCAGCCCCGGCGCCTCCGCGCCCTCCGCCGAGGACGCTCTTCTCGGTCCCGCGGACATCCGCGAGCTCGCGTCGGCGCTCGGCGTCCGGCCGACCAAGCAGCGCGGACAGAACTTCGTGATCGACGCCAACACGGTGCGGCGGATCGTCCGCGCCGCGGACGTCCGTCCGGAGGACGTGGTGGTGGAGGTCGGCCCGGGCCTGGGCTCGCTCACCCTCGGATTGCTCCAGGTCGCGGACCGGGTCACCGCGATCGAGATCGACGAGATCCTCGCCCGCCACCTGCCGACCACCGTCGCCGCCCGGCTCCCCGAGCGCGCCGACCGGTTCGCGCTGCTGCACCAGGACGCCCTCACCGTCACCCCGGAGGACCTCCCCGGGCCGCCGCCCACCGCGCTGGTCGCCAACCTCCCGTACAACGTCGCCGTCCCGGTGCTGCTGCACATGCTGGAGCGGTTCCCCTCGCTGGAGCGGGTGCTGGTGATGGTGCAGTCCGAGGTCGCCGACCGGCTCGCCGCCAAGCCCGGCGGCAAGCTGTACGGCGTCCCCTCGGTGAAGGCCGCCTGGTACGCCGAGGTGAAGCGGGCCGGGGCGATCGGCCGGAACGTCTTCTGGCCGGCGCCGAACGTGGACTCAGGACTGGTCTCGCTGGTCCGCCGCGACCCGCCGTCCACCACCGCCGCCCGCCGGGACGTCTTCGCCGCCGTGGACGCGGCCTTCGCCCAGCGCCGCAAGACCCTGCGGGCCGCGCTGGCCGGCTGGGCGGGCTCCCCGCAGGCCGCCGAGGAGGCGCTGGCCGCCGCCGGGATCGACCACCGGCTGCGCGGAGAGGCGCTCACCGTCGAGCAGTTCGCCGCCCTCGCCGAGCACCGCCCCCGGCCCGCGCAAGTATGA
- a CDS encoding TatD family hydrolase — protein sequence MGKSKRAREQEAVPPPLPEPLAVPVADSHTHLDMQSQFHGPEEAVAKAAAVGVTDLVQVGCDLAGSRWAAEVAGRLAHVHATVSLHPNEAPRIVLGDPDEWSGRSREPGGAEALEAALAEIDALAGLPQVVGVGETGLDYFRTGPEGVEVQQESFRRHVAIAKRHGKALVIHDREAHEDVLRILAEEGAPERTVFHCYSGDAEMAKVCAEHGYFMSFAGNVTFGSAQALRDALAVVPRELLLVETDAPFLTPAPFRGRPNASYLVPVTMRAIAEVRGEDLDALCAAVAANTARAFAF from the coding sequence GTGGGCAAGTCGAAGAGGGCGCGGGAGCAGGAGGCGGTTCCGCCTCCGCTCCCAGAGCCGCTGGCGGTGCCGGTCGCGGACTCGCACACCCATCTGGACATGCAGTCGCAGTTCCACGGGCCCGAGGAGGCGGTGGCGAAGGCGGCCGCGGTCGGGGTGACGGACCTGGTCCAGGTCGGCTGCGACCTGGCCGGATCCCGGTGGGCGGCGGAGGTCGCCGGCCGCCTCGCCCACGTCCACGCGACCGTGTCGCTGCATCCGAACGAGGCGCCGCGGATCGTGCTGGGCGACCCGGACGAGTGGTCGGGGCGGTCGCGGGAGCCGGGGGGCGCGGAGGCGCTGGAGGCGGCGCTCGCCGAGATCGACGCGCTGGCGGGGCTGCCGCAGGTGGTCGGGGTCGGGGAGACCGGGCTCGACTACTTCCGGACCGGGCCCGAGGGCGTGGAGGTGCAGCAGGAGTCCTTCCGGCGGCACGTCGCGATCGCCAAGCGGCACGGGAAGGCGCTGGTCATCCACGACCGCGAGGCCCACGAGGACGTGCTGCGGATCCTCGCCGAGGAGGGCGCGCCGGAGCGGACCGTCTTCCACTGCTACTCCGGCGACGCCGAGATGGCCAAGGTCTGCGCCGAGCACGGGTACTTCATGTCCTTCGCCGGCAACGTCACCTTCGGTTCCGCGCAGGCGCTGCGCGACGCGCTGGCCGTGGTGCCGCGGGAGCTGCTGCTGGTGGAGACGGACGCGCCGTTCCTCACCCCGGCGCCGTTCCGGGGCCGGCCGAACGCGTCGTACCTGGTGCCGGTGACGATGCGGGCGATCGCTGAGGTGCGCGGCGAGGATCTGGACGCGCTGTGCGCGGCGGTGGCGGCGAACACGGCCCGGGCCTTCGCCTTCTGA
- the metG gene encoding methionine--tRNA ligase, translating into MAATTNDSTSGATAATDGGSSDTAAKRYYVTTPIYYVNDRPHLGHAYTTVAGDVLTRWHRQRGEKVWYLTGTDEHGQKIMRTAEANGVRPQEWTDKLVEEAWKPLWRHLDIQNDDFIRTTEKRHTDRVQEFVQDLYDKGEIYQGGYEGPYCVACEEYKTGDQLIDGENGEKLCAVHKRPVEMLKEENYFFKLSEYGPKLLEHYAAHPEFIQPESARNEVLRFVEQGLEDLSISRSTFDWGVRVPWDPAHVIYVWVDALLNYATAVGYGSDQERFESTFPADVHLVGKDILRFHAVIWPAMLMANGLPLPRRVIANGWLMVGGEKMSKSNLTGIAPQDLTEHFGVDAYRWYFLRAIQFGQDGSFSWEDFSARYTSELANDYGNLASRVAAMVGKYFGGALPAATAAGEAEEALAEGLKRAAATADEAIGERLDFAGGISAVFDFIKDVNGYLTEQQPWKVAKDESPEAQARLATILYTAAESLRAAAVLLNPVMPESSAKLWESLGAEAAGLGPIAEQRIGRVAEWGLLPAGATVTKGAVLFPRLEEPKKDEAKG; encoded by the coding sequence ATGGCGGCCACAACGAACGACAGCACCTCCGGGGCCACGGCGGCGACGGACGGCGGAAGCAGTGACACCGCGGCGAAGCGGTACTACGTCACCACGCCGATCTACTACGTCAACGACCGGCCCCACCTCGGCCACGCCTATACGACCGTCGCGGGCGACGTGCTCACCCGCTGGCACCGCCAGCGGGGCGAGAAGGTGTGGTACCTCACCGGCACGGACGAGCACGGTCAGAAGATCATGCGCACCGCCGAGGCGAACGGCGTGCGCCCGCAGGAGTGGACGGACAAGCTCGTCGAGGAGGCCTGGAAGCCGCTCTGGCGGCATCTGGACATCCAGAACGACGACTTCATCCGCACCACCGAGAAGCGGCACACCGACCGGGTGCAGGAGTTCGTCCAGGACCTGTACGACAAGGGCGAGATCTACCAGGGCGGCTACGAGGGCCCGTACTGCGTCGCCTGCGAGGAGTACAAGACCGGCGACCAGCTGATCGACGGCGAGAACGGCGAGAAGCTCTGCGCGGTGCACAAGCGGCCGGTGGAGATGCTCAAGGAGGAGAACTACTTCTTCAAGCTCTCCGAGTACGGCCCCAAGCTGCTCGAGCACTACGCCGCCCACCCGGAGTTCATCCAGCCGGAGTCGGCGCGGAACGAGGTGCTCCGCTTCGTCGAGCAGGGCCTTGAGGACCTGTCGATCTCCCGGTCCACCTTCGACTGGGGCGTGCGGGTACCGTGGGACCCGGCGCACGTCATCTACGTGTGGGTGGACGCCCTCCTCAACTACGCGACCGCGGTCGGGTACGGCTCCGACCAGGAGCGCTTCGAGTCCACCTTCCCGGCCGACGTCCACCTGGTGGGCAAGGACATCCTGCGGTTCCACGCGGTGATCTGGCCGGCCATGCTGATGGCCAACGGGCTGCCGCTGCCCAGGCGCGTCATCGCCAACGGCTGGCTGATGGTCGGCGGCGAGAAGATGTCGAAGTCGAACCTGACCGGCATCGCCCCGCAGGACCTCACCGAGCACTTCGGCGTGGACGCCTACCGCTGGTACTTCCTGCGGGCCATCCAGTTCGGCCAGGACGGCTCGTTCTCCTGGGAGGACTTCTCCGCCCGCTACACCTCCGAACTCGCCAACGACTACGGCAACCTGGCCTCCCGGGTGGCCGCGATGGTCGGCAAGTACTTCGGCGGGGCCCTGCCGGCGGCCACCGCGGCCGGGGAGGCCGAGGAGGCGCTGGCCGAGGGGCTCAAGAGGGCGGCGGCCACCGCCGACGAGGCGATCGGCGAGCGGCTGGACTTCGCCGGCGGCATCTCGGCGGTCTTCGACTTCATCAAGGACGTCAACGGCTACCTCACCGAGCAGCAGCCCTGGAAGGTCGCGAAGGACGAGTCCCCCGAGGCGCAGGCCCGGCTGGCGACCATCCTGTACACCGCGGCCGAGTCCCTGCGGGCGGCGGCCGTGCTGCTCAACCCGGTGATGCCGGAGAGCTCGGCCAAGCTGTGGGAGTCGCTGGGCGCGGAGGCGGCCGGGCTCGGCCCGATCGCCGAGCAGCGGATCGGCCGGGTCGCGGAGTGGGGCCTGCTGCCGGCGGGGGCGACGGTGACCAAGGGCGCCGTCCTCTTCCCGCGGCTCGAGGAGCCCAAGAAGGACGAAGCGAAGGGCTGA
- a CDS encoding serine/threonine-protein kinase, translating to MEPLIEQDPRKVAGYRVLARLGAGGMGQVYLGRSPGGRRVALKVVRPELADDPEFRARFAREVTSARAVGGAFTAAVVDADPLASPPWLATEFVPGPSLTEFVREHGPLPPWSVWRLAAGLAEALAAVHAAGVVHRDLKPSNVLLDVEGPRLIDFGISKAAEASQLTRTGMVVGSPGFMSPEQIEGNAADEPSDVFSLGAVLAYAASGSGPFGEGATPALLYRVVHREPELDRIPAELRELVAACLRKSPESRPTPNEVLRSATDAIGDAPPDADSEQTGWLPTSLTLAVGRHPAADPLDSPPPGYRTPSDWRSTGAAWADAADASATPPGAPTGAPGTGGTGSGAGRRNDDTPATGDPRIAAAGALGAAGAAGAAGAAAGAAAAAAADGEAATPVAGTPSPWGAPLAFDRPAPRVSWGTGSSEAPAAAPGSGSLDGRQRPSWGAAGTGFGSPTGTGTGSGARSGAGEYPTPPTGGTPGPTPFGVAGLAAAAAATEHAAWPTSAAPVPAGVGAGGGGFGGGGADGSGNGPGGRHAARPWWRGRFAAGGAAAIIAAGIGVGAALASTGGPSTPSPGTAASSSAAAGDASATSAATHGSGRSGGSSGGSGGYGGPSTVGGGVGGALPSTGGGTAHTPGGGSSPTVRPTTGGGAPTTPTSTKPTTTKPTTAPPTSNPTTGSPTTGPSSPASSSPPPSPSSPTSATPTAVTHSASAPGTTRGASSPASGGGGSGGATGGGSGGTTSASSATASAT from the coding sequence GTGGAGCCCTTGATCGAGCAGGACCCGCGCAAGGTCGCGGGCTACCGGGTGCTGGCCCGGCTCGGCGCCGGCGGGATGGGCCAGGTCTATCTGGGCAGATCGCCGGGCGGCCGGCGGGTGGCGCTGAAGGTGGTGCGGCCGGAGCTCGCCGACGACCCGGAGTTCCGGGCCAGGTTCGCCCGCGAGGTCACCTCGGCCCGGGCGGTCGGCGGCGCCTTCACGGCCGCCGTGGTGGACGCCGATCCGCTGGCCTCTCCGCCCTGGCTGGCCACCGAGTTCGTGCCCGGGCCCTCCCTCACCGAGTTCGTCCGCGAGCACGGCCCCCTGCCGCCGTGGTCGGTCTGGCGGCTGGCCGCGGGCCTGGCCGAGGCGCTGGCGGCGGTGCACGCGGCCGGCGTGGTCCACCGCGACCTCAAGCCGTCCAACGTCCTCCTCGACGTCGAGGGCCCGCGGCTGATCGACTTCGGCATCTCCAAGGCCGCCGAGGCCAGCCAGCTCACCAGGACCGGGATGGTGGTCGGCTCCCCCGGTTTCATGTCCCCCGAGCAGATCGAGGGGAACGCGGCGGACGAGCCGTCCGACGTCTTCTCCCTCGGCGCCGTGCTGGCGTACGCGGCGAGCGGCAGCGGCCCGTTCGGCGAGGGCGCCACCCCCGCGCTGCTCTACCGGGTGGTCCACCGGGAGCCCGAGCTCGACCGGATCCCGGCGGAGCTGCGCGAACTGGTCGCGGCCTGCCTGCGGAAGTCCCCGGAGAGCCGGCCCACCCCCAACGAGGTGCTGCGCAGCGCGACCGACGCGATCGGCGACGCCCCGCCGGACGCCGACTCCGAGCAGACCGGCTGGCTGCCGACCTCGCTGACGCTGGCCGTCGGCCGGCATCCGGCCGCCGACCCGCTGGACAGCCCGCCGCCGGGCTACCGCACCCCCTCCGACTGGCGCTCCACCGGCGCGGCCTGGGCGGACGCGGCGGACGCGAGCGCGACCCCGCCGGGCGCGCCCACCGGTGCGCCGGGGACCGGGGGCACGGGTTCCGGCGCCGGCCGGCGGAACGACGACACCCCGGCGACCGGCGACCCGCGGATCGCCGCGGCGGGGGCGCTCGGCGCGGCGGGCGCCGCAGGCGCCGCAGGTGCCGCGGCAGGCGCCGCGGCGGCCGCCGCGGCCGACGGAGAGGCCGCGACGCCGGTGGCGGGGACGCCCTCGCCGTGGGGCGCTCCCCTCGCCTTCGACCGACCGGCGCCCCGCGTCTCCTGGGGCACCGGCTCCTCCGAGGCCCCGGCCGCCGCCCCCGGCTCCGGCTCCTTGGACGGGCGGCAGCGGCCGTCCTGGGGCGCGGCGGGAACCGGTTTCGGCTCACCCACCGGCACCGGCACAGGTTCCGGCGCCCGTTCCGGCGCCGGGGAGTACCCGACCCCGCCCACCGGGGGCACGCCCGGCCCCACGCCGTTCGGCGTCGCGGGCCTGGCCGCCGCGGCGGCGGCCACCGAGCACGCGGCCTGGCCGACCTCCGCCGCCCCCGTCCCGGCGGGCGTGGGAGCCGGCGGTGGTGGATTCGGCGGTGGCGGCGCGGACGGCTCGGGGAACGGCCCCGGCGGGCGGCATGCCGCCCGCCCGTGGTGGCGCGGCCGGTTCGCCGCGGGCGGCGCGGCGGCGATCATCGCGGCCGGTATCGGGGTCGGCGCTGCGCTGGCCAGCACCGGCGGCCCGAGCACGCCCAGCCCCGGGACGGCGGCCAGCAGCAGCGCCGCCGCCGGCGACGCGAGCGCGACCAGCGCCGCGACCCACGGCAGCGGCCGTTCCGGCGGCTCCTCTGGCGGCTCCGGCGGCTACGGCGGGCCGAGCACCGTGGGCGGCGGCGTAGGCGGCGCCCTTCCCTCGACGGGCGGCGGCACGGCCCACACCCCGGGCGGCGGCTCCAGCCCGACCGTACGGCCGACGACCGGCGGCGGCGCGCCCACCACGCCGACCAGCACCAAGCCCACCACCACCAAGCCGACCACCGCTCCGCCGACCAGCAACCCGACGACCGGCAGCCCGACGACCGGCCCCAGTTCGCCGGCCTCGTCGAGCCCGCCGCCCTCGCCGTCCTCGCCGACGAGCGCCACCCCGACGGCCGTCACCCACAGCGCGTCCGCCCCGGGGACCACCCGCGGCGCCTCCTCCCCAGCGTCCGGCGGCGGAGGCAGCGGCGGGGCCACCGGCGGAGGCAGCGGCGGAACCACCTCGGCGTCGAGCGCCACCGCCTCGGCGACCTGA